A window of Adhaeribacter arboris genomic DNA:
TTCGTTATGCTTTTCTTTCAGCCGGGCAACTACCTGCTCGACCAAAGCATAGAAAGCTGATTCTTCAAGGCAAATGACTTGCATATATAATTATAAAAAATTGGCTACTACAATTTGTCTATAGTTAATTGATTTCATTTTGCATTAAATGCTTCAATCGAAAGAACATAAAAAGTAAAGTCTTATACTTTCAAGCTTTATTTTAGTGCTCAGGAGGAATTTAAATATTTTTTTAATTATATTGATATTTAACTGTTTGTTTTGCTCCAAGAATTTGAAATTCTATGAGATATCATTTATTTGGTGTATTAAGAAACTTAGTAAATGTATTTATTACTGATTCCAAATTTTTTTCAATTTCACATTCCCAAATTATAAGTACTCTCCAACCTAACTTCTTACAAGTTTCTTGATGCTTTTTATCCCTTTCTATATTCTTATATAACTTTTCTTTTCAAAACTTTGTATTCGTATTTGGAATTCTTCCTTCACGACAATCTTGATGATAATGCCAGAAACACCCATGAACAAAGATTATAGTTTTATATTTTGGCAGAACAACATCAGGTTTTCCAGGTAAGTCCTTCTTATGGATTCGGAATCTATACCCAAGTTGATGCAGAATTGTCCTAAGGATTTTTTCTGGCTTTGTATTTTTGCCCTTAATACGGCTCATTACAAAACTACGCTTTTCACTTGACCATATATCCATCTTAATATTTTAAGAAATACTTTCAAGAAAATCACTAAGGCTTT
This region includes:
- a CDS encoding very short patch repair endonuclease → MDIWSSEKRSFVMSRIKGKNTKPEKILRTILHQLGYRFRIHKKDLPGKPDVVLPKYKTIIFVHGCFWHYHQDCREGRIPNTNTKF